The following proteins are encoded in a genomic region of Oncorhynchus masou masou isolate Uvic2021 chromosome 32, UVic_Omas_1.1, whole genome shotgun sequence:
- the LOC135527228 gene encoding histamine H2 receptor-like, with the protein MLSMVILGVFLSLLILLTVCGNVLVCLAVCATRRLRCLTNCFIVSLAITDLLLGMLVLPFSALLQLSDWPLGPTICNIYISLDVMLCTASILTLLAISLDRYLAVTAPLRYSSLVLPRRVAFAMALVWAVSLAVSFLPIHLGWNTVDGNVQNRGQGDNMTECNFELNPSYAVVDSSLTFYLPLLIMCWTYHRILRIARAQARRIIQARPRLNNNNSSSSAPRQLTSVTAVALREHKATVTLAAVIGVFVVCWLPYFTLFTIMGLKKQNYPAAYPVVQWLGYINSALNPLLYAALNRDFRSAYARLLRCGYYGYGRGRGRPPYPNTFMTGGGKVCGGEVDLLCGHTSSCRAGPSETGMMLQEVSRGTATLSPQHSNGNDR; encoded by the exons ATGTTGTCTATGGTGATACTCGGTGTTTTTCTGTCCCTGCTCATCCTGCTGACAGTGTGTGGTAACGTCCTGGTTTGTCTGGCCGTCTGCGCCACACGACGTCTCCGCTGCCTCACCAACTGTTTCATCGTCTCCCTCGCCATCACTGACCTGCTGCTTGGCATGCTTGTCCTGCCTTTCTCCGCCCTCCTCCAGCTCAGCGATTGGCCTCTGGGGCCGACCATCTGCAACATCTACATCTCATTGGATGTTATGTTGTGCACCGCCTCTATCCTCACGCTATTGGCCATTAGCCTGGACCGCTACCTGGCCGTGACCGCGCCCCTTAGATACTCCTCACTAGTGTTGCCGAGGCGAGTTGCCTTTGCTATGGCGTTGGTGTGGGCGGTGTCGCTAGCAGTGTCATTCCTGCCAATCCACCTGGGATGGAACACGGTGGACGGCAACGTGCAGAATCGCGGCCAGGGGGACAACATGACAGAGTGTAACTTTGAGCTGAACCCATCGTACGCTGTCGTGGACTCCTCCTTAACCTTCTACCTCCCCCTGCTGATCATGTGCTGGACCTACCACCGTATTCTTCGCATCGCTCGGGCGCAAGCCAGGCGCATCATCCAGGCGCGCCCCAGacttaacaacaacaacagctcctCGTCAGCCCCTCGTCAACTCACCTCAGTAACAGCGGTGGCTCTACGGGAACACAAAGCCACAGTGACTCTAGCAGCAGTGATCGGGGTCTTCGTGGTGTGCTGGCTGCCCTACTTCACCCTGTTTACCATTATGGGTCTGAAGAAGCAGAACTACCCAGCAGCCTACCCAGTGGTGCAGTGGCTGGGGTACATCAACTCAGCTCTGAACCCTTTGCTCTACGCTGCCCTAAACAGAGACTTTAGGTCCGCCTACGCCCGCCTGCTGCGCTGTGGTTACTACGGCTACGGCAGGGGGAGGGGCCGGCCACCGTACCCCAACACATTCATGACAG GTGGGGGGAAAGTATGTGGAGGGGAGGTGGATCTGCTGTGTGGACACACCTCTTCCTGCAGGGCGGGGCCAAGTGAGACAGGTATGATGCTACAGGAAGTCAGCAGAGGAACGGCCACGCTGTCTCCTCAGCACAGCAACGGCAACGACAGGTAA